Proteins from one Methanococcus maripaludis C5 genomic window:
- a CDS encoding ASKHA domain-containing protein, which translates to MAVLEIYNDKNKFEFEEGEFIFKILQENGIKIEVPCGGVGTCGKCKVRVVGGETTPLSPEELEHLSKDEIDGGIRLSCLTKALGNVTIELLNLDENHKILTDGYMPNLKINPPITKKIINLSECELNKNNYEEIVNSELNVDKIQDIESLKALQKSFKTGNLTSIFLNDELIGIEHGINKKIYGIAVDIGTTTVVASLIDMVNGVEIASETMINPQKEYGSDVLSRIDFANKNENGLELLNNAIIGGINKLIFDLSTQNNISVENIYEVSIAANTTMMHFLLNIDAESIGKSPYLSVFLSGKNIPSKDVGINISPFGRIYCLPGVSGYIGADIVAGVIVSELLKAEKNVLFIDIGTNGEIIFSKKGILSSCSCAAGPALEGMNISHGMRAANGAIEGIKFTENGVELKVIGNKDPVGICGSGILDSISEIVRTGLVGKTGRLINANGKNNEYTNLIIEKNSKKFVQISKSPEIVVSQKDIRQVQLAKAAIVSGFLALLDENNLTMEEIDEVIIAGQFGKHLTVESLVGSGIIPEKLGKKVRYIGNSSKTGALMCLLSKESRNEMESVSKDIKYFELSTKENYEKLFVDSLNF; encoded by the coding sequence ATGGCAGTACTGGAAATATATAACGATAAAAATAAATTTGAGTTTGAAGAAGGGGAATTTATTTTCAAAATTCTTCAAGAAAACGGAATTAAAATAGAAGTTCCCTGCGGGGGGGTTGGAACTTGCGGAAAATGTAAGGTAAGGGTTGTTGGTGGGGAAACCACACCATTATCCCCTGAAGAGCTTGAACATTTATCAAAAGATGAAATTGATGGGGGAATCCGCTTAAGTTGCCTCACAAAAGCATTAGGAAATGTAACAATTGAATTATTAAATTTGGATGAAAATCACAAGATTTTAACCGATGGTTATATGCCAAACTTAAAAATTAATCCGCCGATCACAAAAAAAATCATCAATTTATCTGAATGTGAATTAAATAAGAATAATTATGAAGAAATTGTTAATTCCGAATTAAATGTGGATAAAATACAGGATATCGAAAGTTTAAAAGCTCTGCAAAAATCATTTAAAACAGGAAATTTGACTTCGATTTTTTTAAATGATGAATTAATCGGAATCGAACATGGGATAAATAAAAAAATATACGGAATTGCGGTTGATATTGGAACCACCACTGTTGTAGCATCTTTAATAGATATGGTAAATGGGGTAGAAATTGCATCTGAAACTATGATAAATCCTCAAAAAGAATACGGTTCAGACGTACTTTCAAGGATTGATTTTGCAAACAAAAATGAAAATGGACTCGAATTATTAAATAACGCAATAATTGGTGGTATAAATAAACTTATTTTTGATTTATCGACTCAAAATAACATTTCAGTTGAAAATATCTATGAAGTTTCAATTGCTGCAAATACTACAATGATGCACTTTTTATTGAATATTGATGCGGAGTCAATTGGAAAATCTCCCTATTTGTCCGTATTTTTATCTGGAAAAAACATTCCTTCGAAAGATGTTGGAATAAATATTTCCCCATTTGGTAGAATTTACTGTTTACCTGGAGTTTCAGGATATATCGGAGCAGATATTGTTGCAGGCGTTATAGTTTCTGAACTTTTAAAAGCTGAAAAAAATGTTCTTTTTATTGATATTGGTACAAATGGGGAGATAATATTTTCAAAAAAAGGCATTCTTTCGTCATGTTCATGTGCTGCGGGCCCTGCACTCGAGGGGATGAATATAAGCCATGGGATGAGGGCTGCGAACGGTGCAATCGAAGGGATTAAATTTACTGAAAATGGAGTTGAATTAAAAGTTATTGGAAATAAAGATCCGGTTGGAATTTGTGGTAGTGGAATATTGGATTCAATATCGGAAATTGTTAGAACAGGCCTTGTTGGTAAAACTGGCCGGTTAATTAATGCCAATGGTAAAAATAATGAATATACAAATTTGATAATAGAAAAAAACTCAAAAAAATTCGTGCAGATTTCAAAAAGTCCAGAAATAGTGGTATCACAAAAAGATATACGGCAGGTTCAACTGGCAAAAGCAGCAATTGTTTCGGGATTTTTGGCACTTCTGGATGAAAATAATTTAACAATGGAAGAAATTGATGAAGTAATCATTGCAGGACAGTTTGGAAAACATTTAACTGTTGAAAGCCTCGTTGGAAGTGGAATAATTCCAGAAAAACTCGGTAAAAAGGTGAGATATATTGGAAATTCTTCCAAAACTGGTGCTTTAATGTGTCTACTTTCAAAAGAATCACGAAATGAAATGGAGTCAGTTTCAAAGGACATAAAATATTTTGAACTTTCTACCAAAGAAAACTACGAAAAATTGTTCGTTGATTCCTTAAATTTTTAA
- a CDS encoding MFS transporter, with protein sequence MADAIFGLIIGKIYDSFKLKGDNEKAGLLILGIVPILTAVLIPLVFSHDFLLILGGMLLWGIVMSSHETVMKASIADIISINKRGTAYGIFSVIYGLALFIGAIFTGYLYEISIFLMVSLLISIELLAIALFFMLKKQIM encoded by the coding sequence ATGGCTGATGCGATATTTGGACTCATTATCGGTAAAATATATGATTCTTTCAAATTAAAAGGAGATAACGAAAAAGCAGGGCTCTTAATTTTAGGGATAGTTCCCATACTAACTGCAGTGCTTATTCCACTGGTATTTTCCCATGATTTCTTGTTGATATTGGGTGGAATGCTCCTTTGGGGAATTGTTATGAGTTCACATGAAACCGTAATGAAAGCATCCATTGCAGACATTATTTCAATAAACAAAAGAGGAACTGCATACGGTATTTTTAGCGTAATTTATGGCTTAGCCCTATTTATCGGCGCCATATTTACAGGATATTTGTACGAGATTTCCATTTTCTTGATGGTTTCACTATTGATTTCCATTGAACTTTTAGCAATAGCTTTGTTTTTTATGCTTAAAAAACAGATTATGTAA
- a CDS encoding EF-Tu/IF-2/RF-3 family GTPase, with protein MKDVTIGLFGDFADAGKNIAKKGTSTDITLYNHKNGDDSAVFVEPTRYPERIQPLIYTINMMDYALVFIDEIKPEIGETLLTLDLFGVEKGFIVVGEYVDVEQLKGIISNTSMKNFEILEKDYIQIREKMISIPEVEKSSEFIKIPIDHFFSVKSVGTVILGKVDKGNVSVHDNLRIYPTNNKAMVKSVQVHDRDVKEAKTNSRVGLSLKGISVEDLDRGMILSNGELEVSDVIELEMKWNPYMNKEVAVGEGYQIIVGLQTVSCKIEEKNGNKLKLKLLKPVAFEKGDTFVMLDGSAKVRIIGISKYE; from the coding sequence ATGAAAGATGTTACAATAGGGCTATTTGGTGACTTTGCAGATGCGGGGAAAAACATCGCAAAAAAAGGAACTTCAACAGATATTACACTTTACAATCACAAGAATGGTGACGATTCCGCAGTATTTGTCGAACCTACGAGATACCCTGAAAGAATCCAACCATTAATCTACACCATAAATATGATGGATTATGCACTTGTTTTTATCGATGAAATAAAACCTGAAATCGGAGAAACACTATTAACCCTCGATTTATTTGGTGTCGAAAAAGGATTCATCGTAGTTGGGGAATACGTAGATGTTGAACAGTTAAAAGGAATTATTTCAAACACGTCAATGAAAAATTTCGAAATTTTGGAAAAAGACTACATCCAAATTCGAGAAAAAATGATTTCAATTCCAGAAGTTGAAAAAAGTAGCGAATTTATAAAAATACCAATAGACCACTTCTTTTCAGTAAAAAGTGTTGGAACAGTAATCCTTGGAAAAGTGGACAAAGGAAACGTTTCTGTACACGACAATTTAAGAATATACCCTACAAACAATAAAGCTATGGTAAAAAGTGTTCAAGTACACGATAGGGATGTAAAAGAAGCTAAAACCAATTCAAGAGTTGGTCTTTCATTGAAAGGAATCAGTGTTGAAGACTTAGATAGGGGAATGATTCTTTCAAACGGGGAATTAGAAGTTTCTGACGTCATTGAACTCGAAATGAAATGGAATCCATACATGAATAAAGAAGTTGCAGTTGGTGAAGGGTACCAGATTATTGTTGGACTTCAAACTGTAAGCTGTAAAATTGAAGAGAAAAACGGAAATAAATTAAAATTAAAGTTGTTAAAACCTGTTGCATTTGAAAAAGGCGATACATTTGTAATGCTGGATGGAAGTGCAAAAGTTAGAATCATTGGAATTTCAAAATACGAATAA
- a CDS encoding MFS transporter, which translates to MFNNYFGKLDENQKNAIFLIILFGIISLLGDVIYEGARSVNGPYLETLCASALIVGLVVGFGEFLGYAIRLLSGYFSDKTKAHWFFTIFGYGLLISVLLLALSNYWQFAAIFIVLERMGKELRSPARDTILSYATKQVGTGLGFGIAEFLDQIGAVIGPLVFTFVFIGAGSIKTVADYQQGYSYFWMPFVMLMLVLFFAYFKVRYPEEFESLNSKKEESEKIPKVFWTYSLYTFITTIGFVSFAFIGFHLKVRVFF; encoded by the coding sequence ATGTTTAATAACTACTTCGGTAAATTGGACGAAAATCAAAAAAATGCAATTTTTCTCATAATTCTTTTTGGGATAATTAGTCTTTTAGGGGATGTAATCTATGAAGGTGCTAGAAGTGTAAATGGTCCATACTTGGAAACACTCTGTGCGAGCGCTCTGATTGTCGGACTTGTTGTAGGTTTTGGTGAATTTTTGGGATATGCTATTCGGTTATTATCCGGTTATTTTTCAGATAAAACAAAAGCACACTGGTTTTTTACAATTTTTGGATATGGCCTACTTATTTCTGTACTGCTTCTCGCACTTTCAAATTACTGGCAGTTTGCTGCGATATTTATTGTACTTGAAAGGATGGGTAAAGAATTAAGAAGTCCTGCAAGGGATACAATTTTATCATATGCAACAAAACAGGTTGGAACAGGGCTTGGGTTCGGAATTGCAGAGTTTTTGGATCAGATCGGTGCAGTGATTGGCCCTCTTGTATTTACTTTCGTTTTTATTGGTGCAGGATCCATAAAAACGGTAGCTGACTATCAGCAGGGGTATTCTTATTTTTGGATGCCTTTTGTAATGCTAATGTTAGTACTATTCTTTGCTTACTTTAAAGTAAGGTATCCTGAAGAGTTTGAAAGTTTAAACTCAAAAAAAGAAGAGTCTGAAAAAATCCCGAAAGTATTCTGGACGTATTCATTATATACATTTATTACAACGATTGGTTTTGTGAGTTTTGCATTTATTGGATTTCATTTGAAAGTACGGGTATTCTTTTAG
- a CDS encoding corrinoid protein encodes MSELKERLIKELSDSIVEMDEEKTEELSKKYIENGFDAFEGITEGLAEGMNRAGILYEEGEYFIPELLVCSDAMYLGLDILKPHLKYTDSDSKFKAVVGVVEGDTHDIGKNLFKIMLETQGFEVYDLGRDVPPVEFIKKAKEINADVLGLSTLMTTTMDNMKVVIDMLKEEGMREKTIVMIGGGPISQSFADKIGADGYAPEASKSARIAKELVTKLKN; translated from the coding sequence ATGAGTGAATTAAAAGAACGACTAATAAAAGAACTTTCCGACTCTATTGTCGAAATGGACGAAGAAAAAACAGAAGAACTATCTAAAAAGTATATTGAAAATGGATTTGATGCATTTGAAGGAATTACGGAAGGTCTCGCGGAAGGGATGAATAGGGCAGGAATACTTTATGAAGAAGGAGAATACTTCATTCCTGAACTTTTAGTCTGTTCTGACGCAATGTACCTTGGTTTAGATATATTAAAACCTCATTTGAAGTATACTGATTCAGATAGCAAATTTAAAGCAGTTGTTGGTGTTGTTGAAGGAGATACTCACGATATTGGGAAAAACTTATTTAAAATTATGCTCGAAACACAAGGCTTTGAAGTTTATGATCTGGGTAGGGATGTTCCACCTGTCGAATTCATAAAAAAAGCTAAAGAAATCAATGCAGACGTATTGGGACTTTCAACGCTCATGACGACTACAATGGACAATATGAAAGTCGTTATTGACATGTTGAAAGAAGAAGGAATGCGGGAAAAAACAATTGTAATGATTGGAGGAGGTCCAATCTCACAAAGTTTCGCAGATAAAATCGGTGCAGACGGCTATGCACCGGAAGCCTCAAAATCTGCAAGGATTGCAAAAGAATTAGTTACAAAATTAAAAAATTAA
- a CDS encoding uroporphyrinogen decarboxylase family protein → MDYPDKMTPVERATAKAKGEPIDRIACNPNIGNGMARIAGYKISQFNTDPEALADAIIKTYRRFGSDGARVFTDLFLISEAMGAKINMPYDNTADLEEPAINNMSEFDKLKVIDPYTDGRIPVHLRALEIVRDEIASDVGVTASVVGPFTNAFFLIGVEKMTKMLLKDPDSVHKLCEISLQSCIALTDAVLEKGTGVTVSEPLSSCTVVSPKHFREFSAPYLKRLIDYIKARTGKLVIHICGKTDPIWEDLVDMGVDVLSIDDIADLENCAETVGDRMVIAGNVDPSGVLYAGSREDVRKATLKCIKQGINAKKGYMIMSGCSLPVDVPVENIDAMMDAAREAGWPITEEKLDYLLSIDKYND, encoded by the coding sequence ATGGATTACCCAGACAAAATGACACCCGTTGAAAGAGCTACTGCTAAGGCAAAAGGGGAGCCAATCGATAGAATTGCATGTAACCCAAATATTGGAAACGGAATGGCAAGAATTGCAGGCTATAAAATTTCACAATTTAACACGGATCCAGAAGCATTAGCGGATGCAATTATCAAAACATACAGAAGATTTGGATCAGACGGTGCAAGAGTCTTCACAGATTTGTTTTTGATTTCAGAAGCAATGGGTGCAAAAATTAACATGCCCTATGACAATACTGCAGATTTGGAAGAACCTGCAATAAATAACATGTCAGAATTTGATAAATTAAAAGTCATTGATCCATACACGGATGGTAGAATACCCGTTCATTTAAGGGCACTTGAAATTGTACGAGATGAAATAGCAAGTGACGTTGGAGTTACTGCTTCAGTTGTTGGTCCATTTACAAACGCTTTCTTTTTAATTGGCGTAGAAAAAATGACAAAAATGCTTTTAAAAGACCCAGACTCAGTTCACAAACTATGTGAAATTTCACTCCAAAGCTGCATTGCATTAACCGATGCAGTTCTCGAAAAAGGGACGGGAGTTACAGTTTCAGAACCACTTTCTTCATGTACTGTTGTAAGTCCAAAACATTTCAGAGAATTTTCAGCACCTTATTTAAAACGATTAATAGACTATATAAAAGCAAGAACTGGAAAATTGGTCATTCATATCTGTGGAAAGACTGATCCTATCTGGGAAGATCTTGTGGATATGGGTGTTGATGTTTTAAGTATTGATGATATTGCAGATCTGGAAAACTGTGCAGAAACCGTTGGTGACAGAATGGTTATTGCAGGAAATGTCGACCCTTCAGGAGTATTGTATGCTGGTTCAAGAGAAGATGTTAGAAAAGCTACCTTAAAATGTATTAAACAGGGAATTAATGCTAAAAAAGGATACATGATAATGTCTGGATGTAGTCTTCCTGTAGATGTTCCTGTTGAAAATATTGATGCAATGATGGATGCTGCAAGGGAAGCCGGATGGCCAATTACCGAAGAAAAATTAGATTATTTACTTAGTATTGATAAATACAATGACTAA
- a CDS encoding methyl-accepting chemotaxis protein, protein MKLLNTKKLSTKMLIFSIISVLIPILVFGFVANDTIAGILDDNAQKSINTDIKIAEQMIDARFSEFNSICEYASNKADVITAVSDKNSEKLSIGAETFREAINADCVAVLDSNGNTIASTAGSNIQIGSIAQKMISSNTKNSFESIPASAAYKINSGYKVENVENALGMVVTYPVYEYGRIVGSIVIIDILNNNNGMVDELKANTGDEATLSLGKQRITTSLITDGKRPVGTSISDEVWNYVRNQNAVYKGTAVVLGTPYITAYAPLPDANGDVIGMVFVGAPQTDAIAAKTDARNKIIMLALFGVLVAFLISTYSNRRITKSIEELKKGTDEFGNGNYEYQTKIKTGDELEELSDSFNGMAENVKNLMKTMDMDKVELANLLNNVTTVMNNVAKGDFTARADENTENNTLQKAINTAVANVAQLIKDLREEVDLLTIQVQKVEDELKGAEETATQVTEAANQVAEASSDQSAKLQEASDELENIYGAAKGAHDAAVETVKSAEEISENSENGVKKVENAITRMQSITNVIDELGKAINMLGDDGKKINDVTGLIKDIAEQTGLLALNASIEAARAGDAGKGFAVVASEIKALAEEIKKSVEDINHTIDGVNKRIEDTMELGLKGKDEVDKGVIAIDEVNDALLRIKESVNTATIQINGIKVGAQGATDDTENALKHAQDIAALSEEFTATAEEVTASTEELNSIIEEIRGIAEEVTNIAERVTKKSSQFKI, encoded by the coding sequence ATGAAACTATTGAATACCAAGAAATTGAGTACTAAAATGCTTATTTTCTCCATTATAAGCGTTTTGATACCGATACTTGTATTTGGTTTCGTTGCAAACGATACCATCGCAGGTATTTTGGATGATAATGCCCAAAAAAGTATTAATACAGATATAAAAATTGCAGAACAGATGATTGATGCTAGATTTAGTGAATTCAATTCAATTTGTGAATATGCATCAAACAAAGCTGATGTTATAACGGCAGTGTCTGATAAAAATTCTGAAAAATTAAGCATTGGTGCTGAAACATTTAGGGAAGCAATTAATGCAGATTGTGTCGCTGTTTTAGATTCGAATGGAAATACAATTGCATCTACTGCTGGATCCAATATTCAGATTGGAAGTATAGCACAAAAAATGATAAGTTCAAATACAAAGAATTCTTTTGAATCAATTCCTGCAAGTGCGGCATACAAAATAAACAGTGGTTACAAGGTTGAAAATGTAGAAAATGCACTTGGAATGGTTGTTACTTATCCCGTCTATGAATATGGTAGAATTGTTGGTTCAATTGTAATAATCGACATATTAAATAACAACAATGGAATGGTGGATGAATTAAAAGCAAATACTGGAGATGAAGCCACCCTTTCGCTTGGAAAACAGAGAATTACCACAAGTTTAATTACTGATGGAAAAAGACCGGTTGGAACCTCAATTTCAGATGAAGTTTGGAATTACGTGAGAAATCAAAATGCAGTATACAAAGGAACTGCAGTTGTATTGGGAACTCCGTATATTACTGCTTACGCACCATTACCTGATGCAAACGGTGATGTAATTGGAATGGTATTTGTTGGAGCTCCACAAACTGATGCAATTGCTGCTAAAACTGATGCAAGAAACAAAATCATAATGCTTGCATTATTTGGTGTTTTGGTTGCATTTTTAATCTCGACTTATTCAAACAGGAGAATAACAAAATCAATTGAAGAACTCAAAAAAGGAACTGATGAGTTTGGAAACGGAAACTACGAATATCAAACCAAAATCAAAACTGGTGACGAATTAGAAGAACTTTCAGATTCATTCAATGGAATGGCTGAAAATGTTAAAAATTTAATGAAAACTATGGATATGGATAAAGTTGAACTTGCAAATCTCCTTAATAACGTAACCACCGTAATGAACAATGTTGCAAAAGGGGACTTTACAGCAAGGGCTGACGAAAATACTGAAAATAACACACTTCAAAAAGCAATCAACACTGCAGTTGCAAATGTTGCACAGCTGATTAAAGACTTAAGAGAAGAAGTTGACTTATTAACAATTCAGGTTCAAAAAGTTGAAGATGAACTTAAAGGTGCAGAAGAAACTGCAACGCAAGTTACAGAAGCTGCAAATCAGGTTGCAGAAGCATCAAGCGACCAGTCTGCAAAATTACAGGAAGCTTCAGACGAACTTGAAAATATTTACGGAGCAGCTAAAGGTGCCCATGATGCAGCAGTAGAAACTGTTAAATCTGCGGAAGAAATCAGCGAAAACTCTGAAAATGGAGTTAAAAAAGTTGAAAATGCAATTACAAGAATGCAGTCAATAACAAACGTAATTGATGAACTGGGAAAGGCAATAAATATGCTTGGTGACGATGGTAAAAAAATTAACGATGTTACTGGGTTAATTAAAGATATTGCAGAACAGACGGGATTACTAGCATTAAATGCTTCGATTGAAGCTGCACGTGCGGGAGATGCTGGAAAAGGATTTGCAGTTGTTGCAAGCGAAATTAAAGCACTCGCAGAAGAAATTAAAAAATCCGTTGAAGATATCAACCATACAATTGATGGCGTAAATAAAAGAATTGAAGATACGATGGAACTTGGATTAAAAGGAAAAGATGAAGTCGATAAAGGAGTAATTGCAATCGATGAAGTAAATGATGCACTCTTAAGAATTAAAGAAAGCGTTAATACTGCAACAATCCAGATAAATGGAATTAAAGTTGGTGCGCAGGGTGCTACTGACGATACAGAAAATGCTTTGAAGCATGCGCAGGATATTGCTGCACTTTCAGAAGAGTTTACTGCAACTGCAGAAGAAGTTACGGCTTCAACTGAAGAATTGAATTCAATTATCGAAGAAATTAGGGGCATTGCAGAAGAAGTAACAAACATTGCTGAAAGAGTGACTAAAAAATCAAGTCAGTTTAAAATTTAA
- a CDS encoding methylcobamide:CoM methyltransferase MtbA has product MITPKERLSKALNGEEIDRVPCICPGGMMNMITKDIMDITGVYWPEAHTDAEKMAKLTVGMYENGGFENYGVPFCMTVEAESMGAGVKMGTDITEPRVTNYPIGSVTEYGKLNHINIDEGRGKTVLESIDILKDKHTEVPIIANITGPVSTASSLMEPVTYYKELRRKPEVAKEFMDFVTENLIEFGKAQLKSGADVLAISDPSGTGEILGPKMFKEFAIPYLNKIIEETKDLAETGTIIHICGRLKSVFEEINSLKSDAISFDSITDVGQVVENVSRKAIMGNVSTFTLENGTPKSIERMSRACIKYGVDILSPACGIGVRTKLENIQAMVNVCKNSKRGD; this is encoded by the coding sequence ATGATTACGCCAAAAGAAAGGCTTTCAAAAGCCCTCAATGGAGAAGAAATTGATAGGGTCCCTTGCATATGCCCCGGTGGCATGATGAACATGATTACAAAAGATATCATGGACATTACCGGAGTATACTGGCCAGAAGCACATACTGATGCTGAAAAAATGGCTAAACTTACAGTTGGAATGTATGAAAATGGCGGGTTTGAAAATTACGGAGTTCCATTTTGTATGACTGTTGAAGCTGAATCAATGGGTGCAGGAGTTAAAATGGGGACTGATATTACTGAACCAAGAGTTACAAACTATCCAATAGGGTCTGTTACAGAATATGGAAAATTAAATCATATAAATATTGATGAAGGGCGTGGAAAAACAGTTTTAGAATCAATAGACATTTTAAAAGATAAACATACGGAAGTTCCAATAATTGCAAATATTACAGGCCCTGTTAGCACTGCATCGTCTTTAATGGAGCCTGTAACTTATTATAAAGAACTTAGGAGAAAACCCGAAGTTGCAAAAGAATTCATGGATTTTGTGACCGAAAATTTAATCGAATTTGGAAAAGCACAGTTAAAATCCGGTGCAGATGTTTTAGCAATATCTGATCCAAGTGGAACTGGCGAGATATTGGGTCCAAAAATGTTCAAAGAATTTGCAATTCCCTATTTAAACAAAATCATTGAAGAAACAAAAGATCTGGCAGAAACTGGAACTATAATCCATATTTGTGGCAGGTTAAAGAGCGTATTTGAAGAAATAAATTCGTTAAAAAGTGATGCGATAAGTTTTGATTCAATTACTGATGTTGGACAGGTGGTTGAAAACGTATCAAGAAAAGCAATTATGGGAAACGTTAGCACATTTACTCTTGAAAATGGAACACCTAAATCTATTGAACGAATGAGTCGAGCATGTATTAAATACGGGGTTGATATTTTGTCCCCCGCATGCGGAATAGGAGTTAGAACAAAGTTAGAAAATATTCAGGCAATGGTCAACGTTTGCAAAAACTCTAAAAGGGGAGATTAA